The following are from one region of the Chromobacterium phragmitis genome:
- the fliD gene encoding flagellar filament capping protein FliD, which yields MNSLSGYNPAFSSFDSVLPNLSSLLSSGLLLGSSTSAASSTSSAPTDPIQVELSMLGQLMSVLNTFQNSLQQIYAPSIRFGGGTASSSNPAVASVSTSSGAQNASYLLNVSQLAQAQSAASSFSLSDSGTTVVGSGSLTIATGSYAYTSPTSATSFTSTGSVTVNISNGTLSSIASAINGAGAGVVANVVQNSSGNYQLQISQASTGASNNFRITVSDNDGNNTDQNGLSRLAFDQTQAVGSGQNLTQTQAAQNASYTVNGASGSSASNFGIQLGSSVSANLLATGSSNISVNVDFGQLNTNAQSLASAFNTAQGSINGLLGNQVSRRNDPIAAQLPQLLNQQAQNSYNNGSSLLTMLSQIGLTYQSPSQYGLGGTLSLNVTSLQAAYNGDSAGTANLLYTVAQSLNALANSYTSYGNGTLVNETNALQTQLRSRQLVTNTKPTPNTFPYNLQNLLSYPSQNSMLSAQQISALSMYALVYSIGAPYALNALLVGQGLGLSNSSGFSATA from the coding sequence ATGAATTCGCTGTCTGGATACAACCCTGCTTTCTCGTCTTTCGACAGCGTGCTGCCAAACTTGAGCAGTTTATTGTCCAGCGGCCTGCTGCTGGGCTCCTCCACCTCGGCAGCCTCCTCCACCTCGTCCGCCCCGACCGACCCCATCCAGGTGGAGCTTTCCATGCTGGGCCAGCTGATGTCGGTGCTGAACACCTTCCAGAACAGCCTGCAGCAAATCTACGCCCCATCCATCCGCTTCGGCGGCGGCACCGCCAGCAGCAGCAACCCGGCCGTGGCCAGCGTCAGCACCTCGTCCGGCGCGCAAAACGCCAGCTATCTGCTCAATGTGTCGCAACTGGCGCAGGCGCAAAGCGCCGCCAGCAGCTTTTCGCTGTCCGACAGCGGCACTACCGTGGTGGGCAGCGGCAGCCTGACCATCGCCACCGGCAGCTACGCCTATACCAGCCCCACCTCTGCCACCAGCTTCACCTCCACAGGCTCGGTGACGGTCAATATCAGCAATGGCACGCTGTCCAGCATAGCCAGCGCGATCAACGGCGCCGGCGCAGGCGTGGTGGCCAATGTCGTGCAGAACTCGTCCGGCAACTACCAACTGCAGATCAGCCAGGCCAGCACCGGCGCCAGCAACAATTTCCGCATCACCGTCAGCGACAACGACGGCAACAACACCGACCAGAACGGCCTGTCCCGGCTTGCCTTCGATCAGACCCAGGCGGTGGGCAGCGGCCAGAACCTGACCCAGACCCAGGCGGCCCAAAACGCCAGCTACACCGTCAACGGCGCATCCGGCTCCAGCGCCAGCAACTTCGGCATCCAGTTGGGCAGCAGCGTGTCGGCCAACCTGCTAGCCACCGGCAGCAGCAATATCTCGGTCAATGTCGACTTCGGCCAGCTCAACACCAATGCCCAATCGCTGGCCAGCGCGTTCAACACCGCCCAGGGCTCGATCAACGGCCTGCTGGGCAACCAGGTCAGCCGGCGCAACGACCCCATCGCCGCCCAGTTGCCGCAATTGCTGAATCAGCAGGCGCAAAACAGCTACAACAACGGCAGCTCGCTGCTGACCATGCTGAGCCAGATCGGCCTGACCTATCAAAGTCCGTCGCAGTATGGATTGGGGGGCACGCTCAGCCTCAACGTCACTTCGCTGCAAGCCGCCTACAACGGAGACTCCGCCGGCACCGCCAATCTGCTCTACACCGTCGCCCAGTCTCTGAACGCGCTGGCCAACAGCTATACCTCTTACGGCAACGGCACGCTGGTGAACGAGACCAATGCGCTGCAGACCCAGTTGCGCAGCCGCCAACTGGTGACCAACACCAAACCCACGCCCAACACCTTCCCTTACAATCTGCAAAACCTGCTCAGCTATCCCTCGCAGAACTCGATGCTGTCCGCTCAGCAGATCAGCGCGCTGTCGATGTACGCGCTGGTGTACTCCATAGGCGCGCCCTACGCGCTGAACGCCTTGCTGGTAGGCCAGGGGCTAGGCCTGTCGAATAGCAGCGGCTTTTCCGCCACCGCCTGA
- a CDS encoding FadR/GntR family transcriptional regulator, whose translation MNPAAAKRSLVDIALESLGQQLSTGRWPVGCRIPTEPELAEELGISRNTVREAIRVLLYAGLLEVRQGDGTYVRAVVNPGAAMRAISRASLREHLEVRCLLEESAARLAAERAADDDVARIAAALDGLAPREGETTEDYARRDLVFHLSIADACGNQALAGLYRYFSDAVRQSVQDSIRDEALPDPGYEAHAAIFESIRQRQPDAAGQAAAAITRPLLAALDRLLDKQQ comes from the coding sequence ATGAATCCCGCCGCCGCCAAACGCTCTCTGGTGGACATCGCCCTGGAAAGCCTGGGGCAGCAACTCAGCACCGGCCGCTGGCCGGTGGGCTGCCGCATCCCCACCGAGCCGGAACTGGCGGAGGAACTGGGCATCAGCCGCAATACCGTGCGCGAAGCGATCCGGGTATTGCTGTACGCCGGCTTGCTGGAAGTGCGCCAGGGAGACGGCACCTATGTGCGCGCCGTGGTCAATCCCGGCGCGGCGATGCGCGCGATCAGCCGCGCCAGCCTGCGCGAGCACCTGGAGGTGCGCTGCCTGCTGGAGGAAAGCGCGGCCCGGCTGGCCGCCGAGCGCGCGGCCGACGACGACGTCGCCCGCATCGCCGCGGCGCTGGACGGGTTGGCGCCGCGGGAGGGGGAAACGACGGAGGACTACGCGCGGCGGGACCTCGTCTTCCACCTGTCCATCGCCGACGCTTGCGGCAATCAGGCGCTGGCAGGGCTCTACCGCTATTTTTCCGACGCGGTGCGACAAAGCGTGCAGGACTCCATCCGCGACGAGGCGCTGCCCGACCCCGGCTACGAGGCGCACGCCGCCATCTTCGAATCCATCCGTCAGCGCCAACCCGACGCCGCCGGCCAGGCCGCCGCCGCGATCACCCGGCCGCTGCTGGCCGCGCTGGATCGCCTGCTGGATAAACAACAATAA
- a CDS encoding CynX/NimT family MFS transporter: MREESPGRQAIADELLINDDMPAAAAPANRNRALLLLLGLVLVGLNLRPALSSLAPVLAMVSADSGLSPALSGLLTTLPVACLGIFGPLAPHLARRLGSEKTIALVLVALAAGILLRTQLGLFGLFAGSALAGAAIGVIGVLLPGIVKRDFANRAGLMTGVYTMALCLGAALAAGFTVPAAEHFGHDWRPALALWALPAILALAVWWPQLNTRHAAGQGQWRVQGILRDPLAWQVTLFMGLQSSLAYIVFGWLPSILMDRGLTAMQGGLMLSLSTMVQVPASLLVPMLAHRCRNQRPPIVVTLLMVIAGLLGMLYAPTDSLILWAALLGFGQGGLFSTALSLLAHRSPDQHVAAHLSGMAQGIGYMLASMGPFAVGLIRGHSHETWPLALLFSLIAAAAFCVGMLAGRKRLVGVRAEPILP, translated from the coding sequence ATGAGAGAAGAAAGCCCTGGCCGGCAAGCGATTGCCGACGAGCTATTGATAAACGACGACATGCCGGCCGCCGCCGCGCCCGCCAATCGCAACCGCGCGCTGCTGTTGCTGCTGGGCCTGGTGCTGGTGGGGCTGAACCTGCGGCCCGCGCTGTCCAGCCTGGCCCCGGTGCTGGCCATGGTCAGCGCCGACAGCGGCTTGAGCCCCGCGCTGTCCGGCCTGCTGACCACGCTGCCGGTAGCCTGCTTGGGCATTTTCGGCCCGCTGGCGCCGCATCTGGCGCGCCGCCTGGGCAGCGAAAAAACCATCGCGCTGGTGCTGGTGGCGCTGGCCGCAGGCATCTTGCTGCGCACCCAGTTGGGCCTGTTCGGACTATTCGCCGGCTCGGCGCTCGCCGGCGCCGCCATCGGCGTGATCGGCGTGCTGCTGCCCGGCATCGTCAAACGCGATTTCGCCAACCGCGCCGGCCTGATGACCGGCGTCTACACCATGGCGCTGTGCCTGGGCGCGGCGCTGGCCGCCGGCTTCACCGTGCCCGCGGCCGAGCATTTCGGCCACGACTGGCGGCCAGCGCTGGCGCTGTGGGCGCTGCCGGCGATTCTGGCGCTGGCGGTATGGTGGCCGCAATTGAACACCCGGCATGCCGCCGGCCAAGGCCAATGGCGCGTCCAGGGCATCTTGCGCGACCCGTTGGCCTGGCAGGTGACGCTGTTCATGGGCCTGCAATCGTCGCTGGCCTACATCGTGTTCGGCTGGCTGCCGTCCATCCTGATGGATAGAGGCCTGACCGCGATGCAGGGCGGGCTGATGCTGTCGCTGTCCACCATGGTGCAGGTGCCGGCCTCCTTGCTGGTGCCGATGCTGGCCCACCGTTGCCGCAACCAGCGCCCGCCCATCGTCGTCACGCTGCTGATGGTGATCGCCGGCCTGCTGGGCATGCTGTACGCGCCCACCGACAGCCTGATCCTGTGGGCGGCGCTGCTGGGCTTCGGCCAAGGCGGCCTGTTCAGCACCGCGCTGAGCCTGTTGGCTCATCGCTCGCCGGATCAGCACGTGGCCGCCCATCTATCGGGCATGGCCCAAGGCATAGGCTATATGCTGGCTTCCATGGGCCCATTCGCCGTCGGCCTGATCCGCGGTCACAGCCATGAGACCTGGCCGCTGGCGCTGCTGTTCAGCCTGATCGCCGCCGCCGCCTTCTGCGTCGGCATGCTGGCCGGCCGCAAGCGGCTGGTGGGCGTCAGAGCCGAACCCATCCTGCCCTGA
- a CDS encoding DUF2946 family protein produces MDEMVLAALAKWPNVPAVFGWLRLDARGQWWIKDARLQHEGMVDFFNRNYSRDGQGRCYVQNGPQKVYVQLDAAPLVARRTPKGWSTVPYDDDAPARAAWLTPDGMLLLEIGGELAAVDDRDLVAVLEEALPDWDGDAAVLPEALALGGARLPLAGETLAALHARYGIVARPR; encoded by the coding sequence ATGGACGAAATGGTGTTGGCGGCGCTGGCCAAATGGCCGAACGTGCCGGCGGTGTTCGGCTGGCTGCGCCTGGACGCGCGCGGCCAGTGGTGGATCAAGGACGCCAGACTGCAGCATGAAGGCATGGTGGATTTCTTCAACCGAAATTACAGCCGCGACGGCCAGGGCCGCTGCTATGTGCAGAACGGTCCGCAGAAAGTGTATGTGCAGCTGGACGCCGCTCCGCTGGTGGCCCGCCGCACGCCCAAGGGCTGGAGCACGGTGCCTTACGACGACGACGCGCCGGCGAGGGCGGCCTGGCTGACGCCGGACGGCATGCTGTTGCTGGAAATAGGGGGGGAGCTGGCGGCGGTGGACGACCGCGACCTGGTCGCGGTGCTGGAGGAGGCGCTGCCGGACTGGGACGGCGACGCGGCGGTTCTGCCGGAGGCGCTGGCGCTGGGCGGCGCCCGGCTGCCGTTGGCCGGCGAGACGCTGGCGGCCCTGCACGCCCGCTATGGCATTGTCGCCAGGCCGCGTTAG